The sequence TATTCTATCGGCAAGAAACCCCTCAACCTGTACTCTTAGAACTTCCTCAAACTTTTCTTCCGGCCACAGTCTTCCGTCATTATTCCAGGCATCCAGCACATCACTGATCCATTCTTCTACCAATGCGTCGTCCATTTCCTGCTCAATCAGCCGCAGGCGGAGCAGCTCCAGCCCTTCCGGAAGTTCTCTCGAGTCAGCGGACTGCCGGGCGATTCGCTCAATCCAATGCTTCATCTCTCTAATCTCATCAAGAACGCTGTCATTAGACGGACGTTCCTTTCGGTCAGAAGGGAGCTTCGGAGCCGAAGGAGGCTGCACAACGGGATCGGTCGCCTCCAGACGTGAACTCGCTGAAGCTTCCTTAGGAATTTCCGGCACCGCTTTCTCTTCCAGCACGGCGACAGCCCCTTGCTTCTTGGCGGCGCCTTCAAGCGACGCGGCAATCTCGGCAAAACTCCGCGAAGGCTCCGATCCGCTTGCGGTAACATTGCCCGAAGCAGAGGCATAGGCCTCCCGGTAGGCCTTGGGAACAACTGCACGGGGGACGGACTGCGGCGCTACCTCCCTTTTTTCGGAAGCTGCTTGCTTCTGTTCATTCTCTACCGCGGCGACCACTTCGATTTTCTTTTTTCTGAACATTCCCATAAAGCCACCGGTTCTGATTTCCTTCGTGCTCAGAATAACGGCGTCACTTCCAAGCTCGCTGCGAATGGAATGCATGGCGTCCGGCATCGTATCGACAACGTAACGCTTCACTCTCATAGATTCACCACTCCAACGCTTTGAATTTCAATATTAGGCTCTAATTCGCTGTAAGACAGCACTGGAATATCCTGCATCGTCCGCTCTATGACCTGCCGCAGATACATACGGATGGTTGGCGAAGTCAATACAATGGGCTGCTGTCCCGATTGCAATAGACGGTTAATTTGCTCCATTAGGCGCTGATATACCGTCTGGGTTGATACAGGATCGAGCGCAAGGTAGCTGCCATGCTCCGATTGCTGAACGCTTTCGGCTATTTTTTTCTCAAGCGTTGGTCCTACCGTAATTACCTTAAGAGTTTCTCCGGACTGGGAGAATTGCTGAGTAATCTGCCGTGACAGCGATTGTCTCACATATTCCGTCAGTACATCTGGATCTTTAGTATAGGTGCCGTAGTCTGCCAGCGTTTCAAAAATAGTAACCAAGTCCCGGATCGATATCTTCTCGCGCAGCAGCTTAGCCAACACTTTCTGCAGATCCCCAACGGTGAGTACAGACGGGATCAATTCATCGACCAGCACAGGATAACTTTCGCGAATATTGTCGACCAGCATTTTCGTTTCCTGACGTCCAATCAGCTCATGCCCATGCCGTTTGATCAGTTCGGTAAGATGGGTGGCGACTACGGACGGCGGATCGACCACCGTATAACCAGCTAGCTCGGCACGCTCCTTGACCGATTCATTGATCCATAACGCAGGTAATCCGAATGACGGTTCAATCGTCTCGATCCCGGTTATCGATTCGTCATCATACCCTGGACTCATTGCCAAATAGTGATTAAGTAGTAATTCACCGCCGCCGACCTGATTTCCTTTAATTTTGATGACATATTCATTCGGTTTTAGTTGAATATTGTCGCGTATTCGGATAACAGGGACAACAAGTCCCATTTCAAGCGCGCACTGCCTCCGAATCATGATGATCCGATCGAGCAAGTCGCCCCCTTGCTGGGTATCCGCCAGCGGAATTAAGCCATAGCCGAACTCGAATTCGATTGGATCGACATTCAGCAGGCTGATCACGCTCTCCGGACTGCGTACCTCCTCGATCTGCTGTTCTTCGACGAGCTGCTCTTCTTCGATGGCCTTACGGCTCAAGTTCTGCGTCATCCGGTAGGCCGAATAGGCCATAAGACCTGCTAACGGCAGGGTTGTTATCGCATGAATTGGTGTAAATAAGCCTAAAAAAGCGACCGTAACCGCAACGATGTACAGAAGCTTCGGATAAGACAGCAACTGCCCTGTCAGATCTTCCGCTAGATTGCCATCCGAAGAAGCCCGGGTAACGATTAGGCCGGCTGCGGTAGAAATGAGCAGAGCAGGTATTTGGCTAACCAGACCATCCCCGATCGTCAGAACGGAGTAGGTCGAGAGCGCGTCTTGGAACGGCATCCCATGAACAGCAATCCCGATGATGAAGCCGCCGATCAAATTGATCAGCAGGATAATAATGCTGGCTATCGCATCCCCTTTTACGAATTTACTCGCCCCGTCCATCGCGCCGTAGAAGTCTGCTTCACGCTCAATATTACGCCGGCGCTCCCGGGCTTGCTGCTCGTTGATCATGCCTGCATTCAAATCGGCATCAATACTCATCTGCTTACCCGGCATGGCATCGAGTGTAAATCTTGCCCCTACCTCGGCTACGCGTTCAGAGCCTTTGGTGATAACGATAAACTGCACAACAACCAGAATCAGGAACACGATAAATCCGATCGCAACCTGTCCGCGCGCAATCCAGCCGCCAAACGTCGCCACAACCGAACCGGCTTCACCCTCGGATAAAATCAGCTTCGTTGTTGAGATGTTCAGCGCCAGGCGGAACAAGGTTGTAATTAGCAACAGCGATGGAAAGATGGAGAACTGAAGGGGTTCCTTTGTATTCATTGCCACTAGGATAATCGTCAACGCGATCGAAATATTAATGACCAGCAGAAGGTCGAGCAGCCCAGAGGGAATAGGCAGAATCATCATTAGCACGATTCCGATTATACCGATTAATACCGTTAAATCCCTAGCTTTCAATGTTTCTTACCTCCCTGAAATTATCTGGTTCTGCCCTTCAACTTATATACATAAGCGAGCACTTCGGCTACCGCCTGGAACAGATCGGCAGGGACCGAATCCCCGATTTCCGCCCTTTGGAAGAGCGCCCGTGCAAGCGGCTTGTTTTCCATTGTCATGACGCCATGTTCTTTGGCAATCGACCTAATTCGAAGAGCGACATAATCCTGGCCTTTGGCCACGATCTGCGGCGCCTCCATCTTAGATCCGTCATATTTCAGCGCTACCGCAAAGTGGGTCGGGTTCGTAATGATGACATCAGCATTGGGGACTTCTTGCATCATCCGCTGCATCGCCATCCGGCGCTGCCGCTCTCTAATTTTCCCTTTAATGAGCGGATCGCCTTCCGTTTTTTTGAATTCATCTTTAATTTCCTGTTTGGACATCCTCAGACTCTTTTCATGCTCGTACCGCTGATACATATAATCGAGCACAGCCATAATAAGCAGAGCCGCCCCGATTTTGATACCGAGATTCAGAGTCATCTTCGCAGTAAAGCGAAAAACATCTTCCGCACTAACCTGCGCCAGGGACGAAAAAACGCCTTTTTGCCCCCACAATGTACTAAAAACCAGATACGCGATTACCAGCAGCTTAAAGATTGATTTCAGCATTTCAACTAGCGACCGCATAGAAAAAATATTCCTAAAGCCTTTAATCGGATTGATCTTACTGAACTTCGGAGTGATTCCCTCTCCGGTAACCATAAAGCCCACCTGGGCCACACTGGAGATCAATGCCAGAATGAAGGTTATGCCCAGCATCGGTCCCAGCAGAATCAGAATCTGTACTCCATATTCGTTCATCAGCTGCAGCACATTTTCTTTAGTGACCTCCATCATGAGGCGGTTCATAAAAACGTCAGTATACAGCGCGGTAAACCGTACCTTCATAAATCCGCCGAATACCATCAGACTCAGCACCCCGGACAACAGTACCAGTGCGCCTGAAAGTTCAGCGCTTTTGGCAACTTGGCCTTTTCTCCGGGCGTCCTGCCGCTTCCTTGGAGTCGCCTTTTCCGTCTTTTCTCCGCCGAAGAGCTGGAGGTCGAGTTTATATCGATATGCCATGTCTGGGCCCTCCTACTGTCATCTTACGGACTGTTCCCCATTGTGCTCAGCAAATTGCGCATAGATTCGAACATGATATTGAACAGGCTTTGAAAAAGTACGGCTAAAGCAGGCATCAGAATAAACAGCAGCACTAGGCCGACAATAATTTTCAGCGGCACTCCGATAACGAACACATTATACGACGGCGCAGTTCTTGCCAAAAAAGCTAGCCCGACATCCGTCAGAAACAACGCGGTCACCAGCGGAGCAGACATTTGAAAAGCAAGCATAAACGACTGAGCGAATGAACGGAGAAGAAACTCCGCCAGACTTCCGTCCATCATTTTAAGCAGGAGATCATTATCTAAAGGAACCCAGTTATAACTGTTCACTATAGCATCAAGCAAATAATGATGACCATTCATCCCTAAAAACAACAACAGGGCAATCATATATTTTAAGTTGCCAAGTATGGGTGAAGACGCCCCGGTCATCGGGTCGATCACATTCGCTATTCCGAAGCCAATCTGGATGTCGATGAACGAGCCCGCTGTCTGAATGGTCATAAACATCAGATAGCCTATGAACCCGAGCAGCAGCCCGATCAGAGATTCTCTAATGATCAGCAGAATTATACCGAGATCTTCCGGAACAGTTACACCGCTTCCTTTAGCGCTGAACACGACAAGTGATAGAAAGAAGGAAATTCCGATTTTGAAAGTTCTCGGCACGCTTCGGGAAGAAAAGACAGGCACGATAACAAAAAAGGCCGTAATTCGACAAAAAATAAGCAAAAAAACTGGAAAGCTGCGCAAAATGGAATCTATCATATCATTCATCCGATATACATATGGAGATTACCCAAAATTTGGGTGGTAAAGTCAACAAGCTTTGTTATGATCCACGGGCCGAACAGAAGCAGGGCCAGCAGCACAGCGACGATTTTGGGGACAAAGGCCAGCGTCTGTTCCTGAATCTGAGTCGTCGCTTGAAAAATACTGATAATCAGCCCGACGACCAAACCTAGAATCAGCATAGGCGCGCTTATCTCAAGTACGAGATACACGGCTTGACCTGCGAGACCGATAATAAACTCCGTATTGATACCCTTCGCCTCCTCTTCCCCGTCACGTGCCGTAGCTGAGCAGCAGCGATTTGACTACTAGATACCAACCGTCCACCAGCACAAACAGCATGATTTTAAAAGGCAGCGAGATCATTACGGGCGGCAGCATCATCATCCCCATCGCCATGAGCGTGCTGGCAACCACCATATCGATAATTAAAAAAGGAATAAAAATCATGAAGCCCATTTGGAAGGCCGTTTTCAATTCACTCATCGCAAAGGAAGGCACGAGCACGGTCAGCGGAATATCAGTGTATGTCGCCGGCTTGTTATTGCCAGTGTAGCCGTTATATTTCATAAACAGCAGCAAATCCTTCTCATGCGTATACTTGAACATGAATTGTTTCATCGGAACGGCAGCCTTGTTCATCGCTTCGGTCTGCGTGATTTGTCCTTTGATGTATGGCTGCAGCGCCGTCTGATTCACTGTCGACAAAGTTGGTGACATAATGAACAGCGTCAGAAAAAGAGCGAGTCCCACCAGCACCTGGTTCGGCGGCATCTGCTGCGTTCCGAGCGAAGTGCGGATAAATCCGAGCACAATAACGATCCGGGTAAAGCTGGTCATTAGAACCAAAAAAGCCGGAGCCACGCTCAGAACCGTAATGAGCAGTAAGATGGAAATGGAACTGGTGCCGGTTTGACCGCCGTCTCCTCCTACCTGAATGTCTATGTTCGGAATAGGATCGGCGGCATAGATCGGACGCAGAGCCAGAAAACTGACAAGACCAATCAGCAGGAAGGCAAACCATATTTTTTTCTTCATAAATCCTCCTGCCTGCCCTTTTGATCTTCGCCGCCAAGCCGTTCCTCCATCTTCTTCTCTCGGTCCGAAGCGGAGCGCAGCTTGGTCTGCAGCATTTCATAGAAAGATGAAGTTTCGTTCAGATCGATTTCCTGAGACGGCACTTCCCCGCGCAGCCTTTCTCTCACCCTGGCAATCAGCGGAATAAAGAACTTGCCCCCCGGCACAGACTGCTCCTCGAATCCCGATACGATCAACGCGACTTCTTCGGGATCGGTGATTTTATCCAAAATCGTTACGTTCTCGCCAACCCCGATCAAATAGAGACTGCGCCCAATTTCTATCACCTGCATCGACTTGTTAGGGCCGAGTCCCACCGCACCTAAGGTGCGCATGGAACGGCCTTTCATCCAAGCTTGGTTGCGGCGTCCCAAAAACCGGATCAGAAAAATAATAATAACGATAATGACCGCGAGCACAAAGATAACATTGAGCAAATTCAGCAGGTTATTGCCTGTGCCGAGCGGCTCGGTGTTGAGCGGCATGAACAGATCCTACACGCCTAGCGTCTTGCTGATGGCTTCGATAACGCGGTCCGCCTGGAATGGCTTAACGATAAAATCTTTGGCTCCAGCTTGGATTGCGTCGATAACCATAGCCTGCTGACCCATGGCGGAACACATAATGACTTTGGCGTTGGCATCCACTTTTTTAATTTCTTTCAGTGCCGCAATTCCGTCCATTTCAGGCATGGTAATATCCATGGTAATCAGGTCGGGACGCAGTTCCTTGAATTTTTCAATCGCCTGGGCACCGTCCTGGGCTTCACCCACCACTTCAAAACCGTTTTTCGATAAAATATCGCGAATCATCATTCTCATAAATGCAGCATCGTCCACGATCAAAATTCGGTTAGCCATCTTAAAATAAATCCTCCCTAAGTTATGCTTATTGTAATTTTTGAACCCGGTCCCATTGGCTTACGATATCCGTTACACGAACCCCAAAATTTTCATCGATTACCACTACTTCTCCCTTGGCAATCAGCTTGTTGTTCACTAAAATATCAACAGGCTCGCCTGCAAGCTTGTCCAGCTCAATGATCGATCCCTGCGACATCTCAAGAATGTCTTTAATTTGCTTCTGGGTCCTTCCTAATTCTACGGTCACTCTTAGGGGTATGTCCATCAATAAGTTCAAATTATTTTCGTCAACATTCCCAAATGTGTTACCGCTAAGATTGGCAAACTGGACCGGCTGTACGTTGACATTCCGGTTCGGCTGGGATGCTGAGGGCGGGGACTGCGGGTAAGGCATTCCCTGTTGTCCAGGCATCCCCTGAGGGGGCATACCATAAGGAGGCATTCCGTATGGCGGATAATAATATCCTCCTTCGGGCATTCCCGGATATGGCTGTTGTCCTGGCGGTATTTGCTGTGCTGCCGGCTGCTCAGGAGCCGACTGAGGCTGCTGAGCAGCCGTTGCGGATTGGGGCTGAGATGCTTCCGGTCTAGCAGGGGCCGGCGCTTCAACAGCGGCAGCAGGCGCTTCAGTCGACTCAGAGGCGTCTCCAACCAGCATCATCACCATATCCTTAGCAAAAGAAACGGGCAGAAGCTGCATGAGGGTCGAGTCGATCAGTTCACCGATTTTGAGACGGAACGAGATGCGAATCAGTGTCTCGTCTTCGGGTAGACTTCTCACTCCCTCGCCACTCGACATATTGAGAATATCAATACCTGGCGGCGAAATGTTAACGAACCGGTTGAAAATGGTTGACATCGATGTGGCGGAGGAGCCCATCATTTGATTCATGGCCTCCTGAACGGCGCTGACATGTATCTCGTTCAGTTCTTCGTCATTAGGTTCTCCGTTACCACCCAGCATCAGATCGGCAATCACCTGGGCGTCACGGACTTTGATCACGAGCGAGTTAATGCCCTGAAAGCCATCAACATACTCTACATGCACTGCAACGTGAGGTTTAGGGAAAACTTCCTCAAACTCACTGCGCGTAATAATGGAGACTTGCGGGGTCGTGATGTCCACTTTTTTACCGAGCAGGGTCGAAAGTGCCGTTGCGGCGCTGCCGAAAGTAATATTACCAATCTCTCCTAAGGCATCCTGCTCAAACGGGGTCAGATAATCATCCACCGTCTTGTTGGAAGATGCGCTTCCCGCGCTCTCCGTCGATTGTCTTAAAAGTGCGTCGATTTCTTCCTGGGATAAATAATCTTTACTCGTCAAGTCCTTCAACTCCTTCACTGACAATCTCATCAATTTGCACGGCTACCCGGTCTTTGAGCATTCCCGGACTTCCAATAAACTTCAGCTTGTTGCCCACTTTGATCGATAGTCCGGCTTCAACGGTCCTGTTAAGTGATATTACATCACCTACATTAAGACCGAGGAACTCGGCAATCGAAATCCTGGATTCTCCCAATTCTGCGACAATCGGAAGCTGAGCCTTGTTGACGCTGGCTCTAATCGCTTCCACTTCCTGCTCATCCCGAGCCTTTTTCTCAGATACGAACCATTGATGCACGGACAGCCTGGACATGATTGGCTCCAGCACAACGTGCGGGATACATAAATTGATCATGCCCGTCGTGTCCCCGATCTTGGTGCTGAGCGATATAAGCGCAATTGTTTCATTAGGGGATACGATCTGCATAAACTGCGGATTCGTTTCCAGCGCTTCCATTACCGGCTCAATATCCAGTACCGTCTTCCAGGCTTCCTGCAGGCTCTCAAAGCATCTGCTGAAAATACGCTCCATTATAGTTGTTTCAATCTCAGTCAAAGTAGCAATTTTCGAGGGAGCTGTCCCTATTCCTCCAAGCAGCCGGTCAAGCATGGCGAAGGCAATATTCGGATGCACTTCCATGACCATTCTTCCTTGCAGTGGCTCAGCTTCAAAAATATTCAAAATAGTCATTTTGGGTATTGAACGGATGAATTCATCATAAGGCAGCTGCTCTACCTGAACGACATTGATCTGTACAAAAGTTCGTAATTGCGCCGAGAAATAAGTCGTCAGATATCGGGCAAAGTTATCATGAATTCGGGTCAGGCTTCGAATATGATCCTTTGAGAAACGAACAGCCCGTTTAAAGTCATATGAACGTATTTTGCGCTGAGTTTCCTCTTTTTTTAGTTCGTCGGCGTCCATCTCACCGGATGATAGAGCGGCAAGCAGGGCATCAATTTCGTTTTGCGAAAGTACATCAACCATTCATTCACCCCCCGTAAGTTAACTTGAAATTTGGCAGTCTTAAATGGGTGCCAGAATATAAGAAGTAATTTCCACCTGGGTAAGCTTTCCTTCGGGCAACGTATCGTTAATCAGATTGACAAGCTTACTGCACAGTTGGTCCTTGCCGCTTGCTCCGCTCAATTCCTGGGGTTTCGCATCGGCCAGTGTTTTAATAATGAGCGGCTTGACCTTTATTTCTTTAATTTTTTCAAAGTCTTCCTTAGTTGCTTCAGAATTCAATTGAAAAGCGAAGTTTATAGAAACGACGTAATCGGGATCAGCAAGATTGGTTTTTATTTCTTTAATTTCCGAAGTCATGGTCGCGATTTCGTCTGCGGTCAGACTCTTGGTCGCCACAGTGTTTACTGTGTCGTTAACCGCGTTGCCGCTGCTGTCGGAAAACCATTTGTTCATTAGTAAAAAAGCGGCTAGCACGATTAAAGTAATCGCCAATAAAATCGTGATGAGCCAAGGCAGCATCTTTTTCATGAAAGCTCCTCCAGTGTTTGGACTTTAATGGTGGCTGAATACGCGCCGATTTCCTTATTGTAATCACGGATTTTGGCAACAACTTCATCGGCCTTTTCAAGAACGATCAGCTTCTTTCCCGTTACAAGGGTGATGTAAGTGTCCGGGCTTTCTTCCACCATTTCCACCAGAAGGGCATTCAGCCACATTGGCGATCCGTTTAAACGTGTTACCGAGATCATAAGAGGCCTCCTAACTATAAATTGGGAGAGGAGAACCTCCCCCAGCTTGAAACCAATATCATGAACTATGAAAAAACAATATATAACTATTATTCTGTAAGCCCGGCATCCGGAAAGTACTAAATCAGAGAACTTCTAGGATGACCTGAAATTAACGTTTCAGATTAACGACTTCCTGAAGCACTTCATCCGATGTGGTAATAATCCGGGAATTCGCCTGGAACCCGCGCTGAGCGACGATCATTTCCGTAAATTCATTCGTCAGATCGACATTGGACATTTCCAATTGTCCCGCTACAATTGCTCCGGTGCCAGCTTCCCCATTGTTGGCGGTTGTAGGTTCCAGAGCGCCTTCCGCGTTGGCATTCAAAGTCATGCGATACAGATTGCCCCCAATTTTCTCAAGGCCCTGTGGGTTACTGACTTTGGCGACGCCGATTTGAACGCCTGCTTGGGTTGTTCCGTCGGCCATCGACTGTACAATGGTTCCGTCATTGGAAATCGAGAAAGCCGTGACGTCCTCACCAATGACTATCGGCTCTCCGGCTGAATCAAGCACATGAAGGCCATCCGAAGTAACCAAATTACGGCTGGCATCAACATGGAAATCGCCGGCCCGGGTTAGAAAAGGAGTTTCTTGGTCGCCAGTCAACTTAACGAGGAAAAAACCATCTCCGTCGATACGAAGGTCGGTCGGATTATTGGTTGTCTGGGCACTGCCCGCCAGATGCATCGTGTCAATGGAACCAATGCTGACGCCAAGTCCGATTTGCTTGGCGTTGATACCGCCTTGTCCGTCATCGTTGGGTGCGGTAACGCCGGAAATCGTCTGGCTCATGATATCTTTGAACATGACACGTCCCGATTTAAAACCGATCGTATTTACATTCGCGATATTGTTGCCGATAACATCCAGCTTGGTTTGGAAACCGCGCATGCCTGAAACACCGGAGTACATAGATCTTAACATTATTTTACCCTCCCAGAAATAGAGCTTGGGGGCTCCTTTAATTTGGATAATAATTATAGGTAGGACCGCGTCAGTCGATCGGCGGTCCTCCGGCTTTCCGTTAGGACCAGCCGGTTCAAGAGATGATTACTGCACTATCTATTTGGGTGAATACATTGTCCTTCATCGAGCTTCCATCCATTGCCGTCACCACGGTACGATTCGCAATACTGACAATGAGCGCCAAATCTTTCATCAGAATGAGCGATTCCTTGCTGCCTTTGGCCGCCGCTTGTTCTACGGCCGAAGAGATCTGGTCAAGCTGCTTAGTTCCAAGCTGAATCCCTCGCTGCTCCAGCCGCTTCGCGGCATGATTGCTGAATTTCAGCATATTCCGCTGAAGTACGGTTTCGAAAGAGGTGCTTCCGGAAGAAGATCCATTGTTATTAACGGTGTTGGAACGCTGCAGCATGCCTGGGTGCCGGACACCGGTAAACATCTGTCCGACCGTCATTTTATCGTTCATGATGCCGTCCCGCCTCCGCTGCCGGCGTCCCCCGCCGCCGAGGTGCTGTCGCTATTTTTAATCTGCGTGATGTCCTTGAGCGCTATCTTCTCTTTGCCCACAAGAGCGTACTGCACTCCGTCGCTAACGACAATGGAATCCACCGTTCCCGATTTCTGCTCTGAAGTAGAGCTGTCAAGCCAGCTGACATTTTTCCCAATTAGACCTGAAACCGTGCCAAGCGACTGATTGAGCGCCGTTAATTGACCGGAGATGTTCATAAGCTGCTCAACAGACGTAAATTGAGCCATTTGAGCAATAAACTCCTTATCTTGTAAAGGCTGCATCGGATCCTGATTCTGCAACTGCGTAACCAATATTTTAAGAAATTGGTCTTTCCCGAGCGTTTGGTTGCCCTTACTGCTGTCCGAGACGTTACCTGCCGAATAGTTCGGCCATACATTATTTGTGGATATCATATTATCCGAGGTTGCCATGGTCTTTCACCCCTCTTTCCGTCACCCCTAAGCCTCGGCTGAGAACTGGCCTGTCAGGCTGCGGATACTTTGTCTTTCACTATTCAGCCATTCTTTCCATTCCCCATCGAGTTCGGCGGTAAGAATAGCATCATCTGAAGCTTCCTTCCGCTCTTTGGAGCGTTTGTCGGAACCCTGACCGCCTGCTCCCGAATGGCGTCCCTCTTGAAAAAGCTGCGACTGCTGGGAAGTGTTGTTCTGTGAAACTTCCAGTTTTTCTACCTGCAGTCCCTGGGATTGAAGCGCAGCGCGCAGTTGGGACATCTGATTCTCCAGCAAATCTTTGGCTCCAGCATGCTCAGTCGTGAAATGCGCGACCAACTGACCGTTCTGCATCGTGATCTTGACATCTACTTGTCCCAGATTTTCCGGAAACAGAGATATTGTCGCTTCGGCAATTCCGCCCTTATTGACAATCTCCAGCTTGCCTGTAATAAAACCTGTCATTTCCTGCGCAAATCTATGAACCGGAACTTGCGGAGTCTCTGTCTTCAGAGGAGCCGTAATTCCGTCCCTAAGCATGAGCTGGCCTGCGGTAATGACTTTGCTATCTCCTGTGGTAGAATCCTGGTCAGCAACTATTTCGGATAGTATATCCGCACTTGCCTTGGGATTCTCCTTACCTTCTGCGGATGTCGAAGTCACTTTAAAGTTCATCAAATCACCTGCTGCCGCCTTGACATCGCCAGAGCTCGCGGGAGCTTTTCCGGATCCGGAAGCGTCCGACTTGTTCGCAATCAAGTCTCCGACCTTGGAAGGACCGGTTCCTTCGGAATTATTGCCGACGTTCTCCTTTTGGCGTTCTTGAAGCTTTCCAACAACGGCAGCTTGAGGGGCAGCAGACTGTACAGAAGTTTCATTGGAAGCCGATCCAGTTCCAGTATACGGTTCAAGGATTGCCGCAAAGCTATTCAGCAGCTTCAGCGCTGTGCCTGCTGCCGCTTCATCGCCGCTTTCTGCAGCTTGCTGAAATCTGGCCGCGAGGTTGTTCAGTTCATCCTGAACAGCAAACCTTGCGGTAGCAGGGTTCTGCGCAAGTGCCGTAAGCGCGTTCTCAGCTTGACCTTCCTTTGCATCAGCACCCGACAAAAGAGCGGAGACCTGAATCAGCCAGCCCTGAAGCGCCGCCAGCAGTTCGGGATTCAATTCGATCTGTTCATCCAGTTTCGTAAGCTCGGGAAGAAGTTGACCCAGCAGCTCTTGGCCGGTCGCGCTCGACATTTCGCCATCCTTATCTGTTGTGCCGGATACTGTCGTCTTCAGAAGGTTCTGTAAAGTTACTGCTGCCGTATCGCCTTTTGAAGCTGCTGTCATCCCAGAAGCTGCGCCTGCCATCGATTGCAACAGAGTCTGGGAGAACATCCCGTTTCCCGCAGTGCCGATAACTCCTTCTATCCCGGAAGACCCGGTAGAAGCAGCTGCTTTGGCATTAAGACCTTTCCCTGAAGAAATCATTTGAAATACAAGACTCATCATTTTTCACCTCCTTTCATGTGCAGTTCTTATTTACCGCCCATCAGACGGTTTACGATTTTGGCAGTTACTCCATTCGTATCATTCTTGGTCATCTCGGATAATATGGAAGACCGCACACTGTCGTTCACGGTACTTAGAATCGTGATCACCTTATCTGGACTGATGCCGTACATATCACTGAGCAGCTTTGCCGCTTCGGCGGCGGGCATAGTGGAGAAGGTCTGGCTCAACTTTTCCTTGTCAAGATTAGAACCGCTGCCGGCCTGGCTAGTTGCCGCCGCTTGTTGATTTAGTCTGGATTGAAGGGCTGCAATAGCCATATCGGAAGAATTGGCCGATTCCTTTAGCTTTATAGACACGTCTGCGGCTACTTTCGGGTCCATCTTTTCCAAAATGGCTGTCTTGCTGTCATTATTCATTCCGCTAAGCAGCTGAACTACTTCCTCGGTCGTCATATTTTGCATAATTGTCGCCGCTTTGGATGCTTTCATTCCCGCATAAAGCTTGGTCATAGCGGCTATCTTTTTCTCGTGCTCATCCTGTTCTTTTGCCTGTTCTTGGCT is a genomic window of Paenibacillus durus ATCC 35681 containing:
- the flhF gene encoding flagellar biosynthesis protein FlhF — its product is MRVKRYVVDTMPDAMHSIRSELGSDAVILSTKEIRTGGFMGMFRKKKIEVVAAVENEQKQAASEKREVAPQSVPRAVVPKAYREAYASASGNVTASGSEPSRSFAEIAASLEGAAKKQGAVAVLEEKAVPEIPKEASASSRLEATDPVVQPPSAPKLPSDRKERPSNDSVLDEIREMKHWIERIARQSADSRELPEGLELLRLRLIEQEMDDALVEEWISDVLDAWNNDGRLWPEEKFEEVLRVQVEGFLADRIGGGIAPDTQLLYVAGPTGVGKTTTLAKLAADQLFRHGRKVGMITADTYRISAVEQLRTYASILNVPLEVIQSPGDMQRALSRLESCDLVLMDTAGRNYRNELLVAELQSLLSPAMKSETYLVLSMTSKSRDMKLITEHFSKYRLDKVILTKLDETGSYGPLFNLLNDYPLMLSYMTNGQTVPDDLLIPSGELVCNLLLGTGEQ
- the flhA gene encoding flagellar biosynthesis protein FlhA, translating into MKARDLTVLIGIIGIVLMMILPIPSGLLDLLLVINISIALTIILVAMNTKEPLQFSIFPSLLLITTLFRLALNISTTKLILSEGEAGSVVATFGGWIARGQVAIGFIVFLILVVVQFIVITKGSERVAEVGARFTLDAMPGKQMSIDADLNAGMINEQQARERRRNIEREADFYGAMDGASKFVKGDAIASIIILLINLIGGFIIGIAVHGMPFQDALSTYSVLTIGDGLVSQIPALLISTAAGLIVTRASSDGNLAEDLTGQLLSYPKLLYIVAVTVAFLGLFTPIHAITTLPLAGLMAYSAYRMTQNLSRKAIEEEQLVEEQQIEEVRSPESVISLLNVDPIEFEFGYGLIPLADTQQGGDLLDRIIMIRRQCALEMGLVVPVIRIRDNIQLKPNEYVIKIKGNQVGGGELLLNHYLAMSPGYDDESITGIETIEPSFGLPALWINESVKERAELAGYTVVDPPSVVATHLTELIKRHGHELIGRQETKMLVDNIRESYPVLVDELIPSVLTVGDLQKVLAKLLREKISIRDLVTIFETLADYGTYTKDPDVLTEYVRQSLSRQITQQFSQSGETLKVITVGPTLEKKIAESVQQSEHGSYLALDPVSTQTVYQRLMEQINRLLQSGQQPIVLTSPTIRMYLRQVIERTMQDIPVLSYSELEPNIEIQSVGVVNL
- the flhB gene encoding flagellar biosynthesis protein FlhB, producing the protein MAYRYKLDLQLFGGEKTEKATPRKRQDARRKGQVAKSAELSGALVLLSGVLSLMVFGGFMKVRFTALYTDVFMNRLMMEVTKENVLQLMNEYGVQILILLGPMLGITFILALISSVAQVGFMVTGEGITPKFSKINPIKGFRNIFSMRSLVEMLKSIFKLLVIAYLVFSTLWGQKGVFSSLAQVSAEDVFRFTAKMTLNLGIKIGAALLIMAVLDYMYQRYEHEKSLRMSKQEIKDEFKKTEGDPLIKGKIRERQRRMAMQRMMQEVPNADVIITNPTHFAVALKYDGSKMEAPQIVAKGQDYVALRIRSIAKEHGVMTMENKPLARALFQRAEIGDSVPADLFQAVAEVLAYVYKLKGRTR
- the fliR gene encoding flagellar biosynthetic protein FliR; this translates as MIDSILRSFPVFLLIFCRITAFFVIVPVFSSRSVPRTFKIGISFFLSLVVFSAKGSGVTVPEDLGIILLIIRESLIGLLLGFIGYLMFMTIQTAGSFIDIQIGFGIANVIDPMTGASSPILGNLKYMIALLLFLGMNGHHYLLDAIVNSYNWVPLDNDLLLKMMDGSLAEFLLRSFAQSFMLAFQMSAPLVTALFLTDVGLAFLARTAPSYNVFVIGVPLKIIVGLVLLFILMPALAVLFQSLFNIMFESMRNLLSTMGNSP
- the fliQ gene encoding flagellar biosynthesis protein FliQ, which codes for MNTEFIIGLAGQAVYLVLEISAPMLILGLVVGLIISIFQATTQIQEQTLAFVPKIVAVLLALLLFGPWIITKLVDFTTQILGNLHMYIG